The following proteins come from a genomic window of Pelmatolapia mariae isolate MD_Pm_ZW linkage group LG17, Pm_UMD_F_2, whole genome shotgun sequence:
- the LOC134615663 gene encoding deoxyribonuclease-2-beta-like, with product MDVLWMIVLTVGLLGSHCEGAISCKNENGDNVDWFILYKKPAGFDYVYIDSTDQNLTKTKKDKPVNHQAGVLAHTLNPYFEKNKQSPHFGFIAYNDQTPSCNALQEYGHSKGVVMIDKENVVWLLHSTPKFPAGDASNNFYPDNGKRNAQIFMCVTLKSTESAQIAQHLKGINAHIFKEHNPEKLKDSSNVQRTLPYDKDLSSAGGQQFKRFVKQVSKKRDPKEGDLYVTIADTLQSDLYIQTWRSEPTDPKKRPLSETEKKKLVTITSVKTAAAYHTFDFHV from the exons ATG GACGTCCTTTGGATGATTGTCCTCACTGTTGGTCTGCTTGGCTCACATTGTGAGGGCGCTATATCCTGTAAAAATGAAAACGGAGATAATGTAGACTG GTTTATTTTGTACAAGAAGCCTGCTGGGTTTGATTATGTTTACATTGATTCAACCGACCAGAACCTTACAAAGACTAAAAAGGACAAGCCTGTCAACCACCAAGCTGGTGTCCTGGCACATACCCTGAATCCCTACTTTGAAAAA AATAAGCAGTCGCCACATTTTGGATTCATTGCATACAATGATCAAACACCAAGTTGTAACGCACTACAAGAATATGGCCACAGCAAAG GAGTTGTGATGATAGATAAGGAAAATGTAGTCTGGCTTTTACACAGCACACCAAAATTCCCCGCAGGAGATGCAAGCAATAATTTCTATCCTGACAATGGGAAAAGGAACGCACAGATATTTATGTGTGTAACACTGAAATCTACAGAGTCTGCACAAATAG ctcaGCATCTTAAAGGTATCAATGCTCATATATTTAAAGAGCACAATCCTGAAAAACTCAAAGATTCTTCCAACGTACAACGAACGCTGCCATATGACAAGGACTTGTCATCAGCTGGTGGTCAGCAGTTTAAACGCTTTGTTAAACAAGTCTCAAAGAAAAGGGATCCTAAAG AAGGAGATCTTTATGTCACCATTGCTGACACACTACAGAGTGATTTATACATCCAGACCTGGCGCAGCGAACCTACAGATCCTAAAAAACGTCCACtttctgaaactgaaaaaaaaaaactagtcaCCATCACGTCAGTAAAAACTGCTGCAG cttatcacacatttgatttccatgtgtga